A genomic region of Equus caballus isolate H_3958 breed thoroughbred chromosome 1, TB-T2T, whole genome shotgun sequence contains the following coding sequences:
- the CHAC1 gene encoding glutathione-specific gamma-glutamylcyclotransferase 1 encodes MKQESAAQNTPPASPPPSPPAQHPRDHGDPQALWIFGYGSLVWRPDFAYSDSRVGFVRGYSRRFWQGDTFHRGSDKMPGRVVTLLEDHEGCTWGVAYQVRGEQVSEALKYLNVREAVLGGYDTKEVTFYPQDTPDQPLKALAYVATPQNPGYLGPAPEEAIATQILACRGFSGHNLEYLLRLADFMQLCGPQAQDEHLAAIVDAVGTMLPCFCPTEQALALV; translated from the exons ATGAAGCAGGAGTCCGCAGCCCAGAACACCCCGCCCGCCTCGCCGCCGCCCTCACCGCCCGCGCAGCACCCCCGGGACCACGGAGACCCCCAAGCCCTGTGGATTTTCGGATATGGCTCCCTGGTTTGGAGGCCCGACTTCGCCTACAGCGACAGCCGTGTGGGCTTCGTGCGTGGCTACAGCCGCCGCTTCTGGCAGGGAGACACTTTCCATCGGGGCAGCGACAAGATG CCTGGCCGTGTGGTGACCCTCCTTGAAGATCATGAG GGCTGCACTTGGGGTGTGGCATACCAGGTGCGAGGTGAGCAGGTGAGCGAGGCCCTGAAGTACCTCAACGTGCGTGAGGCAGTGCTTGGCGGCTATGATACCAAGGAGGTCACCTTCTACCCCCAAGATACCCCTGATCAACCCCTCAAGGCGTTGGCCTACGTGGCCACCCCGCAGAACCCTGGTTACCTGGGCCCTGCGCCTGAGGAGGCCATTGCTACACAGATCCTGGCCTGCCGTGGCTTCTCTGGCCACAACCTCGAGTACTTGCTGCGCCTGGCGGACTTCATGCAGCTCTGTGGGCCCCAGGCACAGGACGAGCACCTGGCAGCCATCGTGGATGCTGTGGGTACCATGCTACCCTGCTTCTGCCCCACAGAGCAAGCTTTGGCACTGGTCTGA